Proteins from a genomic interval of Haemorhous mexicanus isolate bHaeMex1 chromosome Z, bHaeMex1.pri, whole genome shotgun sequence:
- the LOC132342053 gene encoding serine/threonine-protein kinase PAK 1-like, with amino-acid sequence MGSEPAAASALPRGSPSVKPGNSSSGSSFVSPKQQTEKGYLEMLGVSTAVAIKKINLQGLQRKQLTVNEIMIMKRNRSPSVVNYLDSYLLGEELWLVLEYMDGGALSDVISETFLSEEQMAAISRECLRGLDFLHSNHIIHRDVKSDNILLRTDGSVKLADFGLSTQLTPEQNRRCTLAGTPWWMAPEVVTGQPYGPKVDIWSFGIVGIEMVEREPPYCNQSPASAQRLIATVGTPKLRHPKLLSALLRDFLSCCLQKDEEERWSAMELLQVTRPRTISPLPPSAPGEEAKDEVVEQVKWKRPAVVTPQAVHSKRCDGQGRMW; translated from the exons ATGGGCTCTGAACCTGCTGCCGCATCAGCATTACCTCGAGGAAGCCCTTCTGTCAAACCTGGGAACTCGAGCTCGGGCAGTTCCTTCGTCTCTCCAAAACAGCAGACTGAGAAGGGGTACCTGGAGATGCTGG GTGTCAGCACAGCT gtggccataaagaaaataaatcttcaagGACTGCAGAGGAAGCAACTAACAGTTAATGAAATCATGATCATGAAGAGGAATAGGAGTCCCAGTGTTGTGAATTATTTAGACAG ctATCTTCTGGGTGAGGAACTCTGGCTGGTTTTAGAGTACATGGACGGAGGCGCCCTGAGTGATGTCATCAGTGAGACCTTCCTGTCTGAAGAGCAGATGGCAGCCATCAGTCGGGAG tgcctgcgAGGACTGGATTTTCTTCACTCGAACCACATCATCCACCGAGATGTGAAGAGCGACAACATCCTTCTCAGAACAGACGGCTCTGTCAAGCTAG ctgattttggcctctctACTCAGCTCACCCCTGAGCAGAATAGACGGTGCACGTTAGCCGGGACTCCTTGGTGGATGGCGCCTGAAGTGGTGACAGGTCAACCATatggccccaaagtggacataTGGTCTTTTGGAATTGTGGGAATTGAAATGGTAGAACGAGAACCTCCTTACTGCAACCAAAGTCCTGCCTCG GCTCAACGCCTTATAGCCACAGTAGGGACCCCAAAGCTGCGACATCCCAAGCTCCTCTCAGCTTTGCTGCGTgacttcctgagctgctgccttcagaaAGACGAGGAGGAGCGCTGGTCTGccatggagctcctgcag gttACAAGACCAAGAACCATCTCTCCCCTGccaccctctgctcctggagaagaAGCCAAAGATGAGGTAGTTGAGCAAGTCAAATggaagcgtccagctgtggtcacaccACAGGCTGTTCATTCCAagaga tgtgacGGACAAGGGCGCATGTGGTaa